The Nocardioides ochotonae genome segment GGATGGCGGTGGGCACGGTGGCTCCCGCTGCGCTGCTGGCCACCTGGGTCGCCTCGCTGGTCGGCGTCGCGACGTACGCCGTGCTGGCGGTGTCCTCCGGCGACCCGACCGGCCCGATCGGCCCCGACTGGAGCCTGGGCGTGGCGGCCGGGATCGGGGGACTGGCCGGCGGCTGGCTCGGCGCCGCGCTCCAGCCGCGCCTGCCCGAGATCGCGCTGCGTCGGTTGCTGGGCTGTCTCGCCCTCGCCCTCGCGGGGGTCTACGTGGTGCAGGCGCTGGGGTGAGGGCGGGGTGGGTCAGGGCGACGTGTACCGCTGCACGCACCGGTCGAACGGGTCGTCGGTCTTGAAGATGTTGTCGAAGTAGCCGTCGAGCGTGCACTGCACCACCGCCTGCGCGTGGGAGAGCACGCCGTCGAGCGGCGTGACGCCGGTCGAGGGGAGGGCCGGCAGCGAGACCGTCGGGGCGCCGGGGATGCCGAGCCCGCCCTTGCTGCCGCCGCTGTCACCGCCGCCATTGCCACCGCTGCCGTTCTCGCCACCGCCGCCACCACCGCCACCGCCGCCGCCGGAGGGCTGGGTCGGCGCCGCGGTCGGCTGGCTGGGCTGCGGCGCGGCGATGACGGCCTCGCCCTTGCCGGGGCGCGGGCCGTCGCGGCCCTCGCCCTTCGCGGCGCCGGCCGGGCCCGCCTGACCGGGCCGGGGGTCGGTGTCGGGGACCAGGTAGCCGGCGGTGGTGGTGCTGTTCGGGGTCGAGGTGAAGTTGCCGGCGAGGTAGGAGTTCATGACCGCCAGCACCGCGTCGACGTAGGCGTCGCTGTGGTTGTAGCGGTGCACCGCGGAGCGCTGGCCCGCCAGCGTGGACAGGTCCTCCTCGCCGGAGCAGAGGTAGACCGCCGTGGCCAGGGCGGCGTCGTCGACGTCCTGGGGGTTGCGCTGGCCGTCGCCGTCGGCGTCGACCCCCACGACCGACCAGGTCGAGGGGATGAACTGCATCGGGCCGACCGCGCGGTCCCACCGGGTGTCGTTGTCGAACTGCCCGGCGTCGGTGTCGGAGATCCGGGCGGTGTTGCGCGTGCCGTCCAGGGCGATGCCGTAGATGCCCGGCACCGCCACGCCGTCGGTGTCGAGCTGGTTGCCGCCGTAGCGGCCGTGGTCGGACTCGATGCGCCCGATCGCGGCGACCAGCTGCCAGCGCAGGTTGCACGACGTGTCGGCAGCATTGATCACGGTCTCGGCGCGCTGGTACGCCGACAGCGCCGCC includes the following:
- a CDS encoding lytic transglycosylase domain-containing protein, encoding MSATRLSRVQKATALVPLALLSAAWTASLAGAGAGGANLASSTSDPSSSARLPDGTSVPGRAIEAPASVSAPESIVPGSARRGAARITDVSAAAIPAAALSAYQRAETVINAADTSCNLRWQLVAAIGRIESDHGRYGGNQLDTDGVAVPGIYGIALDGTRNTARISDTDAGQFDNDTRWDRAVGPMQFIPSTWSVVGVDADGDGQRNPQDVDDAALATAVYLCSGEEDLSTLAGQRSAVHRYNHSDAYVDAVLAVMNSYLAGNFTSTPNSTTTAGYLVPDTDPRPGQAGPAGAAKGEGRDGPRPGKGEAVIAAPQPSQPTAAPTQPSGGGGGGGGGGGENGSGGNGGGDSGGSKGGLGIPGAPTVSLPALPSTGVTPLDGVLSHAQAVVQCTLDGYFDNIFKTDDPFDRCVQRYTSP